CGACTCACAGCTTATACATCGAGCCTGAGGATTCGCCGGTCACAGGAGAAAGATGCCAAGTGATTGAGGTCAGTCAGTTGATGCGCAACTTGCTTCAGGAGGCAGTGGATTTGCCTTTGGAGTACGACGAGGACGGACGGGACGGCGCGATAATGAAGCTCCTGCTACACGAAATACAGCGTGCAAACGAGCTTCCTTTGCATATTCCTATGCCCATGCACGACCGCTTACTGGCAAGCTGTAAAACCTTTCTGATGAAGCCCGACGTCACCCTATCGGCCCAACAGTGGGCTGATTCTATATTCATCAGCGTGCGGACATTTAACCGTCTTTTCCAAGAACAAACCGGCCTGAGCTTTGGACAATGGCGGCAACGAGCTTGCGTGGTCTTAGCTCTTTCGCGGCTCGCCGATGGCAACAGTGTGACGTGTATTGCTCTGGAGATGGGTTATGAAAGTCCCGCTGCATTT
The nucleotide sequence above comes from Pseudomonas sp. AB6. Encoded proteins:
- a CDS encoding helix-turn-helix transcriptional regulator, whose product is MRNASISILDSTLRSVVAIGTDYEYGHRLPIHSHRRSQLLYGSKGVMQVTTALGTWVVPPQRAVWIPQQIPHEVLFLGVTTHSLYIEPEDSPVTGERCQVIEVSQLMRNLLQEAVDLPLEYDEDGRDGAIMKLLLHEIQRANELPLHIPMPMHDRLLASCKTFLMKPDVTLSAQQWADSIFISVRTFNRLFQEQTGLSFGQWRQRACVVLALSRLADGNSVTCIALEMGYESPAAFATMFRRVLGCAPSTYLNS